From Corvus cornix cornix isolate S_Up_H32 chromosome 15, ASM73873v5, whole genome shotgun sequence, one genomic window encodes:
- the ZCCHC8 gene encoding zinc finger CCHC domain-containing protein 8 isoform X2 yields MKDCPKPRNAARINEKRKEFLEACGDSSNQNFQQRYHAEEVEERFGKFKPGVISEVLQDALGVTDKSLPPFIYRMRQLGYPPGWLKEAEMEHSGLALYDGKGDVEGEDEGSPQPKRITYDVSKLVNYPGFNISTPSGIPDEWQMFGSIPMQPSQQKDVFAHYLSNYQEPSPKSSNKRAAPQSKSHHSKRPRDDNSETAAADMDLDSDLEGAQRSQTPNSFQFQPPLPPGSPSMSTPPPVPRGTPPLTPPQPSTPTHSPLPRTTPPPNPSSDSPLPKIVDSVMDEDTLTLEELEEQQRLIWAALEQAESTNSDSDIPADTPLTGNSLTSSPARNEADLVAEVRSPEKVISVETEFSDISEQIPENECSITSPNLEDSLLDLKENPDNAVSEDLLDDTLPAPNPEVNEEENTGGNKVPTSTGSSVKKSGLVPDMSKFAAGITPFEFENMAESTGVYLRIRSLLKNSPRNQQKKKT; encoded by the exons ATGAAAGACTGTCCAAAG CCACGAAATGCAGCTCGTATaaatgagaagagaaaggagTTTTTGGAAGCTTGTGGTGATTCGAGCAATCAGAATTTTCAGCAGCGTTACCATGCAGAAGAAGTAGAAGAGAGGTTTGGAAAATTTAAGCCAGGAGTAATTAG TGAGGTCCTTCAGGATGCCCTCGGTGTGACAGACAAGAGCCTGCCGCCGTTCATTTACCGCATGCGGCAGCTGGGGTACCCCCCGGGCTGGCTCAAGGAGGCCGAAATGGAGCACTCAGGACTGGCTCTGTATGATGGGAAAG GTGATGTTGAAGGAGAAGATGAGGGCTCTCCCCAGCCCAAACGTATCACTTATGATGTGTCAAAGTTGGTAAATTACCCAGGCTTTAATATATCCACTCCCAGTGGGATCCCAGAT GAATGGCAGATGTTTGGTTCCATCCCCATGCAACCATCTCAACAGAAGGATGTTTTTGCTCACTACCTTTCTAATTACCAGGAG CCAAGTCCAAAATCCAGCAACAAAAGGGCTGCGCCTCAGTCAAAGTCTCATCACTCCAAACGACCAAGAGACGACAAttcagagacagcagcagctgacatGGACCTGGACTCTG ATCTGGAAGGGGCACAGAGATCTCAAACTCCCAACAGTTTTCAGTTCCAACCTCCGCTGCCACCTGGGTCTCCATCGATGTCCACTCCTCCGCCTGTGCCACGAGGAACACCCCCACTCACACCTCCTCAGCCTTCCACACCCACCCACTCTCCCCTTCCTAGGACTACTCCACCACCAAACCCTTCCAGTGATAGTCCTCTGCCCAAAATAGTGGACTCAGTCATGGATGAGGATACTCTGACAttggaagagctggaggagcagcagaggttAATCTGGGCAGcgctggagcaggcagagagcacAAACAGTGACTCTGATATTCCTGCTGACACACCTTTAACTGGGAATTCCCTTACCTCATCGCCAGCCAGGAATGAAGCAGATCTTGTTGCAGAAGTCAGGTCACCTGAGAAAGTGATCTCAGTGGAAACAGAGTTTTCTGACATCAGTGAGCAGATCCCAGAAAACGAATGTTCTATAACCAGTCCAAATCTAGAGGACAGTTTGCTTGACTTAAAGGAAAATCCTGATAATGCAGTTTCTGAAGACCTGCTGGATGATACCCTGCCTGCTCCCAACCCTGAGGTTaatgaggaggaaaacacaggTGGTAATAAAGTGCCCACAAGCACTGGATCATCTGTGAAAAAATCTGGACTTGTTCCTGACATGAGCAAGTTTGCTGCAGGCATCACACcatttgaatttgaaaacaTGGCAGAATCAACTGGGGTTTATCTACGGATAAGAAGCCTGTTAAAAAATTCCCCAAGaaaccagcaaaagaaaaagacttaA